One Periophthalmus magnuspinnatus isolate fPerMag1 chromosome 4, fPerMag1.2.pri, whole genome shotgun sequence genomic window, GACATCAATGTCAAAAGAGCAATTCGCCACTCCAACCATAGTGCAAAAGAATTGCACTTATCTGAGTTAAAATCTCAAATAAAAACCTATGTACAACTGATTTAGACCTTTATTTACTGGCCTGCTGTAGAATTTCCCTGGGAATGACCCTTATGTGCCTCTGCACGAAGATAAGCACTGCAGGGCAGGACACTGACCATGCTGTGATCCACAGCCAAATACAGGTGTAGGATTTTCAACATTACTCTATTCTGTTGGCTTTGAGCCTTCGATCCTTCTTTACACTTGTTCACAGGTTTGTGGAGGACAGTATGTTGTGGTCGATTCCACATAAAGAATTCGGAGTCAGGGACTGAAATCAGTTTCAGCTCTGTGTATTGGACTAAACTGTACACATCTggagacagaaacaggacagcGCAGCACCAGTAGGGATTAAGCTACATTATAATCGGTGTGTAAAACTGTTGCTGCCCAGTGCACACATCTCCACAAGCTCATAACAAAGGGCTGAAGTTATCCATAATAAGCACATATTTTAACAGTGATTCTATGCAAAGTGCCCATGTTTAGAACAGTAGAGAAGCAAAGATGAGCAGAGTATGGGTAAAGATCatgctgagactcctccacctgtttgtgACTTGGAGCACAGCCTGTGTCCTGCCCGATGAGCCCCAGGGAGCGTCACACTCTACAGCACATGCGTCAAACTTcaggcccacgggccaaattTAGCTCACCACGTCATTTCATGTGGTCTgcaagaaggtaaattaaaaggtatgactgtcattttaaaataaatctatgctgctttaatatGTGTATTGTCCATAATCTAATgacattttcccaacaagttgAACTGAGAACTACTtacaaataatgatcccaaaatgtccaggaagaggaaaatttaTGCAaatggaaggcagtttcaagaaaggtgggAGGTTTGTGTTTCAAGGAGTAAAACCTGTATGtcttttgtgttatgaggcagtGTTGTTtgtcaagaaaaacaacaaattgtccaagaATTAAAAGGCAAACAGCAATCACAGCAGAATATGTTCACAAAAACCATGAGGCAGTGGAACTAGCTTTAATGAGTCTTCTTCTTCAGAggtgtttttgaagcagtgctaaAGATGAGcaggttcaattcaattcattttatttttgtaacacccaaaatcacaacaacagttgtctcgaagggcgttcatgttttggttgatgggggaaaccggagtacccggaggaaacccatccagacacggggagaaacatgcaaaactccacatagaaaggcctgggcaacccggggatcaaaccaaaccttcttgctgtgaggcatgagtgttgccactcagccaccgtgctgcctacacacaaaaacaaaacaacaggaaaaatcagacaaaacaagaaaaatcggccaggcgaggaggagggaggggggcggaggagggccaggcgaggaggaggaagaccaggcgaggaggaagaccaggcgaggaggaggcggagagccaggcgaggaggatgggagccaggcgaggaggagagggaggcgggtggaggagggccaggcggggaggaagagagggtccagctgtcatcggggcatctgaaagagatacactctacagggggagtgggacaggggacaacatgtgaatagcattgctgatgagaaaataggacaaagcagaggatagtgctcaggttgccatacttcccccagctagttatctcctactgcagcctatcttatcccgagTTTTAATgtctaactccctcactaagtaacctggtcataagctataccgaagaggaaggttttaagcctggtcttaaatacagagactgtgggagcctgtttaacatcagcagggagttgattccatagcacaggagcttggtaactgaatgctctccctcccactgtacttttggacactctaggaaccactaatagtcctgcattctgagagcggagtgctctgtttggctggtacgggacaatagcatcttgcagataggatggggccataccgtttagggttttgtcaggaggaggactttgaattggattctaagctcgacaggaagccagtgcagatattttagtacaggactgatgtggtctcttcttttagttcctgttaggattCTGGCCGccgcattttggaccaactggaggctccttattgtacttttggggcaggcggcgagcagagaattacagtaatcaagtctggaagtaacaaatgcatggatgagtttttaggtaaaaatatttctaattttagttatatttcgcaggtgaaagtatgcggttttacaagctaggtttatatgggctgtgaatgagagattttgatcaaatagaactccaagattttttacagtagggctagaagctatttTCACATGCAGGTTCACAACCAGATACAGAGTtttaaaaatatcagtttatcaggaaatatgtagttacacagacatcatttttacatctatgcaaatgcatatgtcatatttttaacttgaataagtaataaatacagaaactgttatttaacttgttaaaaagtatttacatttattttacatttcatttggttacatttagttacatttatactgcctTACATCTGGCCCGTTgagggcaaccattttgctgatgtgggcCTCAGTAAAAATAAGTTCGACAGCCCTGCTCTGCAGGCTTTTTCTAAAAAGTTCACTCCATGGGAAGAAAATGTAGCCTACTTCGTTCAAAAGTTTGGTGAATGAAGCAGAGCAGCGGTAGTTAAACTGCTGTGATTTGTCTAATAACTTACAAATATATGGGACATGTAAAATGTCAGCATTTCAAAGTTTGACATCCTTTATGGGCATTTATGTAAGCATTTATGTAAGCTTTTAATTGATCCAAGCACCCATCTTTTGCAGTTTATGTTGGCTTTGATTTGCCGTCGACCCCATAATTATTACATGTTGACTCTATTTTAATCTGCGAGTTTTTTTTTGCAACGACTTAAACCTGAAAATATTATGACTATATTCATGTAAAATtgtgactttattcttgtaaaagttcatctttatttttgtaaaatttcaacttttcttcGACTATTTCTCATTAAATTCCgactttaatgtcaaaatgttacGACTTTATTCATGCAGTGCCTGCATaattgtttttcaatgtaaccCCAGACTAGACACACATGATTTTCTACTATCCTCCGGTAGCGGGCGACAGCGCACGTGCCGGATTCCCCGGCCCTCTCTGGGACATGGATCTACGGTTACAGCGCCGGGCCAGTGTTCCGGGAAATTCTGATCCCCCCTGACCCTTCAGTTAGAAGAGGAAGATACTGCGTCTACTGCACATTAcataaacacactttaaacattcTATATACGCTCGTCATAATGCTATTTAATATTTACAACACGGAATATttgcttaataataataataataataataataataataataataataataataataataataataataataataataataataataataaccacaaGGAGTTTTGCTACCTTCGATTCACTGTACTTCCATgctaatacttttttttgtttaaaattattttaaagttattagATTCCAAACCGTTAgtgagtttttatttatcagATTCACGTAAAAGCATTACTTGTTAAGAAAAGACAATGAGCAACATTTTTCTCCGCCTTTTTGTAGCGATACAATAGGGGGGGGAGAGAATCAGGGGGATCAGAATTTCCCGGAACACCGGACCAGGGAGCTGCGGGAGACCGGAGGAAACTCACGATATCACCGCAACCGGAGAGGGGTGGTCGGGATAAACCATGGGGAACCGAGACGATGAGtatgactttttatttaaaggtaagAGGATTGAAGCGATAAAACTATATGTATAAGCAAAGGCCAAAAAGTCATCCACCTGAGCTTTGAGCTAACCCAGCTAGCGTCATTGCTCTTGTAAATGTCATCCGTTAGCAGGAAGCTAATGTAATAAGCAAGGAGTTTTACAACAGATcttgaaaatgtattaattcGGGCAGCCGAATCTTAAATTACATATTGGCAACAGCAATACAACAGGCTTActaatattttatgtatttaatgttaTACGTTAGCACAGCTCTTCTGCTTCTATGGGTGGAGAAATTTAAGGCATCGTTTAAAAAGTTATAATCGTGCAACTGACTGGTTTTAACATTAAAGGTAAAGGAGCAGCTGTTGACACGGCAGAAACTGTCGGAGGTACCGGGTCAGACTCCCATTTCCGTGACCAAAAAGAGGAAGGTTGTAATGTGATTTAGTTACTGCAGTAAAATCATGATTCTTTATAAACTAGACATCTAAAATAGAAGAGAGTTTCAACATAATTCAAAAAGTTAAATGTTAGTCATAAATTATGAAAGATTGTACTGTTATGGTTTACATCAGGTCTTAttgtaacttaaaaaaaaaaaaaaaaaatctattttgaggATTCTTCTTAAATTTATCAGATCTACTCTAGAATTGATTGTTAGAATTGTAATGGTGAAAAGCCAACCCAAAAACAAAGGACATGACAAACTGTTGACTTGGATTTCATAGGAGACATGTTTTGACATCTTCTTGCTGCTTCACTCCAAATATAGGAATGTCTGTTAAGTGTCTGAGTGGAAAATCAGAGCTTTCTGTCTTGACTAACACTCGGGAAGGTTTGCTTCCAAATGGTTTTAGATACtaattaaacttttttgttgtgattttagtgGTGTTGATTGGTGACTCAGGAGTTGGGAAGAGTAACCTTTTGTCACGATTCACAAGAAATGAGTTTAACCTGGAGAGCAAGAGCACAATCGGAGTGGAGTTTGCTACCAGGAGCATCCAGGTGGATGGCAAGACGATAAAGGCCCAGATCTGGGATACAGCAGGACAGGAGCGCTACAGAGCCATCACTTCAGCGTGAGTTGGACTTTCTTTAAATTCAGTGCATTTAGTTGTAGAAAGTCAGTATTGACCTGTCCCGATTTTTCTACAGGTATTACCGAGGGGCAGTGGGGGCTCTTCTAGTGTATGACATCGCCAAGCACCTAACATATGAAAATATAGAGCGTTGGCTGAAGGAGCTCAGGGACCACGCTGACAACAACATCATCATAATGTTAGTAGGAAACAAAAGTGATCTGCGCCACCTCAGAGCTGTGCCCACAGATGAGGCCCGTGCTTTTGCAGGTATGCTGAAGAAACACAAAACTGAGCTAAAAAAGCAAAGAAGgtagaagtttgattttaaactttcacattattatttcagAAAAGAACACTTTGTCATTTATTGAGACCTCTGCTTTGGATTCCACAAATGTAGAAGAagcctttaaaaacattttaacaggtaGGAAAGTCTTAAATGTAGAAGCTgtgatttttaaacatgcaacCTATCTCTTACCTCAGAAATGCTCCAAGTACTGAATATGAATTTTACTATTTCTTTCCATATTTTTCTCTATTTTGTCCTCCCAGAAATATATCGTATAGTATCACAAAAGCAGATAGCTGACAGATCTGCTCACGATGAATCTCCACGAAACAACGTAGTGGACATCAGTGTCCCACCGACAACAGACGGTCAAAAGGGGAGCAAATTGCAGTGCTGCCAGAGTCTGTGAGGCTCAGTGACTTTATCTCTACTCACCACATCACCCATGCACTTTCTGTTCTCAAGGCCATGTACTTTGTTTGTTACCTTtggatttttacttttcttttgttattttattttacattttcacatGTGCTCTTCTACTTTGCCATaattagtaataataaagtatttgtcATATATTGAGGTTTTAAGCCACTTATGCCAATGTAGCACTCAGCTATAACTGTCTTAAAAAGTCCTGAATGTAGCTGTTTCACTGGGGTAGGCCCCTGACAAATGAAAAATCTCGCAAGTCAACTTTTACAAAACGTTGGTACAATATCAATAGTTCCCACTAGATGGTGCTGTGTAAATGAACTGCCGAAAGTAAATGTATGATTACTAACAGTTTAGACAAGTTTTTACAGTGCTTTCTCATAACTCCATCTTTTGCATGTTCATGCCAAATATCTTCTATTGACGTATTTATTGAAAATAGCTGGCTTATTTGCCCTTGTTTTACTCCCAGTTAAACATGCTTTTGCAATAAAATGgttgaaaaatgtttaattccTATTGTTCTGCTTACAACTCCAAAACTTAGTAACTATTCTTGCTTTGTAAGTTATTTTGCAGTGGTTGGCTCATTCCAAGTAAGTTAACCTTAAAACCAAAAAGCAAAACTATTTTTCTACATGCATtgttgtaaaataatacaagacAATTCAACAATGTGAATTTATTATTTGTAGTGTCAAATTGCAAATAAAGCCTTTAATTACATCTTTCGCATGGTCCACAGACAGAACCCAAACTTCAAGAGTGCAACCACGTTTCCCTTGAGAGCAgacaaaaatatgcacaaagCAATGATTTGTTTCGCTGAAATAAGAGGACGCAAGTGCAATAGACTGGCTTCAAAAAGCTATATTGATAGACATTTATTCTAAGTGACTAGTATTTAATTTATTGCTTTCAACAGTTATAATTTACTGTCTTATCAGACCTGAAAAAGACACTGATGAGACTTGCTTTGGTGTACTAGAATTAAACACAAAGATGCACACAGAAAGTTTACATTGTACACCTACCCATTTTGGAGTTAGACACTACCAGCCCAGACTCTGGGTCATGCCACAACAGGCGCAGTGCAGGAGAAAAATAGGCAATCAGAAAAATCTGATGTAATTCTTAACACTAGAGTCTTTAACCCTGATGCAAAAGGCAGATTGGGTCTGTGTTACTGTTGATGACAGATCACTCAGAGCACAATAAGCTTAGTGATCCCTCTCCACTCTTCAATGAGAGTGGGTCAATAGAATCATCACACAAAAACTCACTGCAGCCTCAGATTTGACTCCAAATAGGCTTGTGTGCCTCCAAGAAattcaaacacattcaaaaccagaggaagacagagacTGATCAAAGAGGAACCCAGCATGAGGAATGTGAGACTACAGCCACGTGTTTCTGGTGTTTGATTGTGACAGCAGCTGGATGCTCGACAGAATGCAGAGGTAATAATAAAAGGTGTGTAAGGAACAAAGAGGTGTCAGGCGCTCTGGCAGCAGGGCAGTTTGTTGCCTCGCTGTCCATCTGTCGTGGATGGAACATTTATATCCACAACGTTATTTCCAGGAGAGTCGTCGTGTCCAGATCGATCAGAAATCTGTTTCTGGGACACAATACGGTAAATCTCTGTAAAACAATAACAGCAGATTAGTGCATTGGTGTCCTGAAAGGGCTCATTACAAATCCCTAGTGTCAATACCTGTGAGTATGTTCTTGAAAGCTTCTTCAACATTTGTTGAGTCCAATGCTGAAGTTTCAATAAATGAGAGTGTATTCTTTTCTGAAAGACATGAAAAATAATCAGGATTATACGATATGTAAGATAATGCATCCTCATTTAATGTAGAATACCTGAGAAGGCTCGGGCCTCATCTGTGGGCACAGCTCTGAGGTGGCGCAGATCACTTTTGTTTCCTACTAACATTATGACAATATTGTTGTCGGCGTGGTCCCTGAGCTCCTTCAGCCAACGCTCTACATTTTCATATGTTAGGTGCTTGGCAATGTCATACACTAGAAGAGCCCCCACTGCCCCTCGGTAATacctgcagaaaaaaacaggacaggTCAACATTAACATTCCACAACTAAATGTACGGAATTAAAAGAAAGTCTCACTCACGCTGAAGTGATGGCTCTGTAGCGCTCCTGTCCCGCTGTGTCCCAGATCTGGGCCTTTATCGTCTTGCCATCCACCTGAATGCTCCTGGTGGCAAATTCCACTCCAATTGTGCTCTTGCTCTCCAGGTTAAACTCATTTCTTGTGAATCGTGACAAAAGGTTACTCTTCCCCACCCCTGAGTCGCCAATCAACACCACTAAAATCAGAATAAGCAAATAAAAGTGAACATTTCATGATGCTCTGCACAGGCTTCACTTTATTACAGGTCACCAAATAACTCTTCAGTAAATATagaacacatgtacacattttaaaatgggaAGAAATAACATACCAGAAACGACTAAAGTTTGACATCAACACTATAAAGACACATTACAATGTAATATATGGAAATATGTCTTTGGCAACATAAAGTCAACATCCAAAAGCGTAAATGAAGACAGTAAAGATGATACGTCCCGCTGACTAAGTCATGGTTATAGACAGAGCGGCTACTTTTGAATTGCGTAAAATTGCCCAAGAATGTACTTGATACGAAACTTTACTGAAGAGTATAGCATAAACTGTAGAGCTCTGCAAAAGTTttgtagaaataaaacaaagtttTTCCTTGTATTGTTAAGTTACAGCTGAACTGTTGTTTTTGCTACTTTTGGAGAAGCTAACATTAGCATAACGAATGCTTAGCTAATCGGGGAGGGACACTTCCTCACTACCGCTGCTAAGTTTTTAACACGAAACAACAACGTACTGACTAGTTACTCATTTGGAAAATACCTTTAAATAAGTAGTCGTACTCGTCATCCCTAGCTCCCATTTTAAATACTCCCTTATGGACGACgtttcagaaataaaaacaagacactGTACGCAGACGCTGATCAGGAAGGGAATGAGCACGTGAGCCTGACAGCGACcgttttgaccaatcagagatgtcattgttttgacTGACAACCAAATTTACCAATCATGGATAAGAAAAGTGAGATAAGGAGGGTTTCTTGAGCTCCTAAATGTGACG contains:
- the LOC117369993 gene encoding ras-related protein Rab-11B-like yields the protein MGNRDDEYDFLFKVVLIGDSGVGKSNLLSRFTRNEFNLESKSTIGVEFATRSIQVDGKTIKAQIWDTAGQERYRAITSAYYRGAVGALLVYDIAKHLTYENIERWLKELRDHADNNIIIMLVGNKSDLRHLRAVPTDEARAFAEKNTLSFIETSALDSTNVEEAFKNILTEIYRIVSQKQIADRSAHDESPRNNVVDISVPPTTDGQKGSKLQCCQSL
- the LOC117369666 gene encoding ras-related protein Rab-11B-like, coding for MGARDDEYDYLFKVVLIGDSGVGKSNLLSRFTRNEFNLESKSTIGVEFATRSIQVDGKTIKAQIWDTAGQERYRAITSAYYRGAVGALLVYDIAKHLTYENVERWLKELRDHADNNIVIMLVGNKSDLRHLRAVPTDEARAFSEKNTLSFIETSALDSTNVEEAFKNILTEIYRIVSQKQISDRSGHDDSPGNNVVDINVPSTTDGQRGNKLPCCQSA